The window CGGACGTCGGCGACCCGGACCGCCCCGGCCGCCGACGGCGCCGGCTCGACCACGGGGACCGGTGCGTCGCCGGCGGCCANNNNNNNNNNNNNNNNNNNNNNNNNNNNNNNNNNNNNNNNNNNNNNNNNNNNNNNNNNNNNNNNNNNNNNNNNNNNNNNNNNNNNNNNNNNNNNNNNNNNCCGCCGACAGCCCGGCGCCGTGCGCCGAGCGCGTCACCGCCCCGGTCAGCGGGTCGACCTCGGGCCGAAGGTCGGCGACCCGCAGGCACACGGCGACCAGCGGGCCACCCGCGCCCGCCCCGTCGCCGGTCGTGTTCGTCATCGCCGTGCTCCTCATCGCCACCTCAGCCCTGTCCGCCTCAGCCCGCCCGCCTCAGCCCTGGCGGAAGACGACGCCCTGGCCGCCGTCGGGGTAGGTCCAGGTGAGCGCGCCCTCGCCGTTGCAGACCATGTAGCAGGTGCCGCACTCGAAGCACTGCTCGTAGTTGAACAGGATCCCGCCGTCCGCCGTGGGCGCGAACAGGTTCGCCGGGCAGGCGGTGACGCAGGCCCGGGTGGTGCAGGAGCGGCAGACGTCCGAGTCGACGACGATGTGCGCCCGCTCGCCGACCCGGAAGTCGACCGTCGCCATCCGGTCGTCGAACGCGATGTCGCCGAACCGCCCGCCGCCGGCGCCCGCAGCGGCTGCCCCAGCGGCAACCCCGGTGGTGGCCGGGCTGGTGGCCGCAGGGCCGGTGGTGGCGGGCTCGCCGGCGCCCGCGTCCGCGGACGTGCCGGCCGCGCGCGCCGACTTCCTGATCCCGAACCGGCTCACCGGAACACCTTTCCGATCTTGACTCCGTCGCTGGCCAGCTCGCGCAGGCTGACACCGTTGCGCTTCGCGGCCCGGCGCAGCAGTGCCAGCGCGCCCGGCTTGGGCTCCGGGTTCGTCACCGTGAAGAGGCTCTCGACCAGGTCGGCGACCAGCCCCGGGTAGCGGCGCTGGATCCGTTCCGACAGGATGATCTCGGGTGCGCCGCGCAGCCGCTTGTGGTCGGCGAGCACGAACTGCTTCTCCAGCTCGTCGCGGTAGCGGGCCAGCCTCTTCTTCGACGCGTCGCCAGCGGCGGCGGCCTCCGCGGCGATCCGGCCCGCGACCAGGCCGGAGCCGATCGCGAAGTTGACGCCCTCCAGCCAGATGCCGGCGGCGAGCGTCATCCCGGCGGCGTCGCCGGCGACCAGCATCCCGTCCATGGCGAGCGCCGGCATGTGGTCGTAGCCGCCCTCCGGGATGAGGTGCGCGGCGTACTCCTTCACCGTCGCCCCGCGCAGGTAGGGCGCGATCGCCGGGTGTGCCTTCAGGTCGGCGATGATCTCCTCCGGCCGGACCTTCGCCGCGGCCAGGCCGGGCAGCGCGAGCACCGCGCCGATGCTGACCGTGTCGCTGTTCGTGTAGAGGAAGCCGCCGCCGGGGATGCCGCGGGTGTTGCCGAGCATCTCGATGTCGAGGCCCTCCTGGCCGCGCAGCCCGAAGCGCTCGTCGATCACCTCGCGCGGCAGCGACAGCACCTCCTTGACGCCCAGGGTGTGGTGCTTCGGGTCGGCCTTCGGCAGCAGGCCGGACTCCTTGGCCAGGAACGAGTTGACGCCGTCGGCGGCGATCACGATCTTGGCGCGCAGCTCGCCGTCGGCCCGGTCGGTGCGCACGCCGACGACCCGGCCGGCCGCGTCGCGCAGCAGCCCGGTCGCGACCGTCGAGGTGACCAGCCGCGCGCCGGCGGCGGTCGCCTTGCCCGCGAGCCAGCTGTCGAAGTCGGCGCGGTAGGCCGTCATGCCGTTGTACGGCGGGCCGGCCCAGCTCTGGGTGCGGAAGTCGACGGTGAGCGCCTGCGTCTCGGTGAGCACCATCGTCGAGCGGCGGACCACCCAGCGCTCGACCGGCACCTCCTCCCACCAGTTCGGCACGACGGTGTCGAGGATCCGGCCGTAGATGACGCCGCCGTAGACGTTCTTCGAGCCGGGGAACGGTCCGCGTTCGAGCATGACGACGGACGCGCCGGCGCTGGCGGCGGCCAGCGCCGCCGCGGCGCCGGCGGGCCCGGCGCCGACGACGAGGACGTCGACATCCGCCGGCCGGTCGCCGCGGGGCGCGCCGGGGACGCTGGCCGGGCCTGCGTACAGGGCCTGGTCGTCAGCCATGGGTGGTCTCCCCGCGGGGGTCGGGAACGTCGGCGGCCGGGCTCGCCGGGGGACCGGCGGGGACCGGAGCGCCGGCGGGGACGTGCACGCCGAGGCGGCGGGCGAGCTCGACGAGCAGCTCACCCGCGTCGGTGACCAGGCCCAGGTCGGCCATCGCGGTCATCGGGCAGCTCGGGTCGGTGTTGACCGACACCAGATGGCGCGGCGCGCCGAGCCCGCCCGTGTGCTGGCTCGCGCCGGACACCCCGAACGCGATGTAGAGCTCGGGATCGAGGGTGATGCCGGTGGTGCCGATCTGGCGCTCGTAACCCATCCAGCCGGCGTCGGTGACGACCCGGGTCGCGCCGGCGGACGCGCCGAGCGCCGTGGCCACGCCGGCGAGCAGCGTGAACGCCGCGGCCGGCTCGACACCCGCCAGCCCGCCGTCGCGGGCGACGAGGCCGGCGCCGCCGCCGAGCACCCGGCGCGCCTCGCCGAGGTCCATCGTCGCGGGGTCCGGCTCCAGCACCTCGACGACCTCGACGTCGACGACGCCGTCCGGCGCGGCGGGCAACACCACCTCGACCGGCCCCCGGGTGCCCGCAGAGGTCTGCTGGGGAATGCGGGCCGGTTCCGCCGAGCCGCCGTACACCGAACGGGCACCCGGCAGCAGCGTCGCGACGGCGGGCACCGCGCAGGTCGCGGCGACCAGCAGCCGGCCGTCGACGCGGGCCAGTTCCGCCCGCACCTCCCCGTCGCCCGCGAGCCCCACCTGGACGGCGCCGGCGAGCAGCGGGACGGCGAGCTCGGCGGCCAGCCGCGGCGCGAGGTCCCGGCCGTCCGCCGACGCGGGCAGCACCACCAGGTCCGCGCCGGCAAGCAGCGGGGCGAGCGACGCGGCGAGGGCTCCCACCCGCAGGCCCGGGCCCGTGT of the Pseudofrankia saprophytica genome contains:
- a CDS encoding ferredoxin family protein, coding for MSRFGIRKSARAAGTSADAGAGEPATTGPAATSPATTGVAAGAAAAGAGGGRFGDIAFDDRMATVDFRVGERAHIVVDSDVCRSCTTRACVTACPANLFAPTADGGILFNYEQCFECGTCYMVCNGEGALTWTYPDGGQGVVFRQG
- a CDS encoding FAD-dependent oxidoreductase: MADDQALYAGPASVPGAPRGDRPADVDVLVVGAGPAGAAAALAAASAGASVVMLERGPFPGSKNVYGGVIYGRILDTVVPNWWEEVPVERWVVRRSTMVLTETQALTVDFRTQSWAGPPYNGMTAYRADFDSWLAGKATAAGARLVTSTVATGLLRDAAGRVVGVRTDRADGELRAKIVIAADGVNSFLAKESGLLPKADPKHHTLGVKEVLSLPREVIDERFGLRGQEGLDIEMLGNTRGIPGGGFLYTNSDTVSIGAVLALPGLAAAKVRPEEIIADLKAHPAIAPYLRGATVKEYAAHLIPEGGYDHMPALAMDGMLVAGDAAGMTLAAGIWLEGVNFAIGSGLVAGRIAAEAAAAGDASKKRLARYRDELEKQFVLADHKRLRGAPEIILSERIQRRYPGLVADLVESLFTVTNPEPKPGALALLRRAAKRNGVSLRELASDGVKIGKVFR
- a CDS encoding mycofactocin-associated electron transfer flavoprotein alpha subunit (Built with help from friend_finder, bracket5, and grep mycofactocin), giving the protein MISDMPPTTPGSPAPGSPAETPAPGPMTRPGSRSGSGPTVGGTVAVVVARGGQVPPGGAEAVAEAGGRVLVVGSGAAEAAMTLHHATGGGPAAEVWWADTGPGLRVGALAASLAPLLAGADLVVLPASADGRDLAPRLAAELAVPLLAGAVQVGLAGDGEVRAELARVDGRLLVAATCAVPAVATLLPGARSVYGGSAEPARIPQQTSAGTRGPVEVVLPAAPDGVVDVEVVEVLEPDPATMDLGEARRVLGGGAGLVARDGGLAGVEPAAAFTLLAGVATALGASAGATRVVTDAGWMGYERQIGTTGITLDPELYIAFGVSGASQHTGGLGAPRHLVSVNTDPSCPMTAMADLGLVTDAGELLVELARRLGVHVPAGAPVPAGPPASPAADVPDPRGETTHG